The following are encoded in a window of Pecten maximus chromosome 17, xPecMax1.1, whole genome shotgun sequence genomic DNA:
- the LOC117315328 gene encoding protein hinderin-like translates to MAEVVMPGRRAYWSKYALDSSEDSESAYVPGVSAPGNRRPLKMLARKTPEIKVRIPITQPIVEQVAVSMDTVTDVSYEEVIQKKQKPFHFKATAGVKATQGVNAKDTQKVKPGFYDSKQKSVSLKDLPIEEKKRIANLIKELARVGDEKEKAVDQLHTERNQFEKQVLQLVDQQERILNEREVIQNQLFQCQDLLGKYQEKIEQKQQEVASLITTPTKGHKDKQPRSKSPESSIPYTSHCHGNHGDLRSSQDKLYTSLIDKAIANQRSGIGEDGLSSIGGQSEVGEGSVKSLSPPRVHHQVPLALRNPVMSSTQKSADIKVFNSEEGSFHSLQPDPSPRSSRISNEFVPGIEYNRDLLQKSKVGFKEKLEEDFDKLHSPNVNPSGVFGDKTYMSYYKKLSQTDRKRELLRQREKLLDEQRRLKDILRSQESQIKTRQNLIEQQRDLQQDRLEFFEKNGKFPLGREPEVPSTNTISSKENIPPPPPVSMPLPHAQGDDDGSLFDYGVKKLNFDAEGDDAGEEAMKTPPKSQQRNQHSMAYISKTQRHNESVEDLLLGQQLGNLPLPHSPATRGSPGQQSHQNNLPLQSNRGRSNQSPVSKPSAGNKTLSVIEILNTMEKSPSWSGSVRSKRNSPMLSGDRTQKYKQSKTVRKFTWSKGQSSPHVQYPSEIGCSL, encoded by the exons ATGGCAGAAGTCGTTATGCCTGGAAGAAGGGCATACTGGTCTAAATACG CTTTAGATTCAAGTGAAGATTCAGAATCAGCATATGTTCCAG GAGTATCAGCTCCAGGAAACAGACGTCCACTGAAAATGCTCGCTAGAAAAACTCCAGAGATAAAAGTACGGATTCCGATCACACAACCTATAGTAGAACAAGTAGCTGTGTCAATGGACACTGTCACA GACGTGAGCTATGAGGAAGTCATACAGAAGAAACAAAAACCATTCCATTTCAAAGCTACTGCTGGGGTCAAGGCCACTCAAGGAGTGAATGCCAAGGACACGCAAAAGGTCAAGCCAGGTTTCTATGACAGCAAACAGAAGTCTGTATCACTTAAAGACTTGCCAATAGAGGAGAAGAAGAGGATTGCCAACCTCATAAAAGAATTGGCAag agTTGGTGATGAGAAAGAAAAAGCAGTTGACCAACTTCATACTGAAAGAAATCAGTTTGAGAAACAGGTGCTTCAACTTGTGGACCAACAGGAAAGAATTCTGAACGAAAGAGAAG TCATACAAAACCAGCTGTTCCAGTGTCAGGACCTGTTGGGGAAATATCAGGAGAAGATTGAACAAAAGCAACAGGAGGTCGCCAGTCTTATAACCACGCCCACAAAG gGTCATAAAGACAAACAGccaaggtcaaagtcaccagAATCTTCCATTCCATACACTTCCCATTGTCATGGTAACCATGGTGATTTGCGTTCGTCTCAGGACAAGCTATACACATCATTAATAGACAAGGCGATAGCTAACCAGAGATCAGGTATCGGTGAGGACGGACTCAGTTCTATTGGGGGTCAATCAGAGGTCGGCGAGGGGTCAGTAAAAAGTCTATCACCTCCTCGGGTTCATCACCAGGTGCCTCTGGCTCTTAGGAATCCAGTCATGTCTAGTACGCAAAAAAGTGCTGACATAAAAGTGTTCAATTCAGAAGAGGGCAGTTTCCATTCATTGCAACCCGACCCCAGCCCAAGGTCATCACGCATATCTAATGAGTTTGTTCCAGGCATTGAGTATAATAGAGACTTATTGCAAAAATCTAAGGTAGGGTTCAAGGAGAAATTAGAGGAAGACTTTGATAAACTACACTCTCCAAATGTAAACCCGTCAGGAGTGTTTGGAGATAAAACCTATATGAGTTATTACAAGAAATTGTCTCAGACAGACAGGAAACGCGAGTTACTACGGCAACGGGAGAAATTACTTGACGAGCAACGGAGGTTAAAAGACATTCTGAGGTCACAAGAATCTCAAATAAAGACACGACAAAATTTGATAGAGCAACAACGAGATCTGCAACAAGACAGATTGGAATTCTTTGAGAAAAACGGTAAATTCCCTCTTGGTAGGGAGCCTGAGGTTCCTTCAACAAATACAATATCCTCCAAGGAAAACatccctcctcctcctcctgtGTCGATGCCCCTTCCTCATGCACAGGGAGATGACGATGGCAGTTTGTTTGATTACGGGGTTAAAAAACTAAATTTTGATGCAGAAGGAGATGATGCTGGAGAAGAGGCTATGAAAACTCCACCAAAATCACAGCAACGGAATCAGCACTCAATGGCCTACATCTCCAA GACCCAGAGACACAATGAGTCAGTAGAGGACCTCCTGCTTGGACAGCAGCTGGGTAATCTCCCCTTACCTCACAGTCCTGCCACTAGGGGCAGCCCTGGTCAGCAATCCCACCAAAATAACCTCCCTTTACAGTCCAACAGAGGGCGCTCAAATCAGTCACCAGTCAGCAAACCATCAGcagg GAACAAGACTTTATCTGTGATAGAGATACTAAACACAATGGAGAAAAGTCCATCCTGGTCAGGGAGCGTGCGCAGTAAACGGAACAGCCCAATGTTGTCAGGGGACCGTACACAGAAATATAAACAGTCCAAGACAGTCAGGAAATTTACGTGGTCAAAAGGACAGTCCAGCCCCCACGTACAATACCCCTCAGAAATCGGATGCTCTTTATGA